One Gordonia pseudamarae genomic window, GGGGGGAAGTGGAAACGGTTGGGGCAGTGGGGGTGCGGTGTGGGGAAACTCGGTGGCGTCAGTGGTCAGCGCGTCGAGCGGCCGGATCAGCAGTTTGTCGAGCCGGGATAACATCACGAAGTCCGCACCGGCGATCGCGGCCACCGCCGGACATACAGTGGCTACGAGCTCGTCGAATCCGGAGGCACCGGACAGCGTACGCTGTGCCCGGCGCAGCTCCGTCGACACCGATCGCGCCCGGGACAATTCCGCCTCCTCCAGAGCCGCTCTGCGGCCGACGAGTTCGGCGAGCAGGACACCCGCCTCGACCGGATCGACGTGGGAGTCCTGCGTGAGACCGGCGATCGACTCCTCGATCTGGTTCGAGAGCAGGTCCACCGCCGACCGGTGGCGCGGCCGGCCGCTCATCCGATCAGATTCCCGGGGGCACCGCGCGGACCCCACGAGTGGAATGTGGCCGCGGCCTCGGCTCTGTTGGCGACCCCGAGTTTGCGGTAGGACTGGTGCAGATGCGTTTTGACCGTGCCGGGTAAAATGTCGAGGTGTTCGGCGATTGCTGCGTTGGTTTCGCCACACGCCGCCAGTTCGAAAACCTGCAGTTCGCGTGCGGTGAGCAGATTGCGTGGGTCGACAGTCACCGTGACCTCGCCGGGCCTGCTGCCGGTTGCGGCCTCGACGTAGCTGAGCTGTGATTCTTCCAGATCCGACAGTGCGCTCTCGAACGCCTTGAGCTGGTCACGCATGGCGCGGTTGTGCCGCGCTATGCGTGACCGGACCAAGGCCGTCTCCGCCGCGAGCGCACACGCCCCGCCGACGGCGTGAAGCATCTCAAGGTCGGGGGAATCGATCGCCACATGATTGCGGTCGGCATGGATGATGGCTCTGACATTGCCCGCGACGATGACTGGGACGACGACATAGCCTTGTGGTTTGGACAGGTCGATCAAGGGCTTGTATGTGTCGTGGAGGGTGTCGGCGTACTCCACCATCATCCCGCGCGGCCGGTTCATGATGCCTTCTTCGCGTGGTGCGGCGCCTTTCGGTACCACGTGCCCGTTCACCGCCCGGCGCAGATCGGAGAACCCGCCGAGATCACGATGGATCGCGATCGTCTGCGGTGCCCAGATGCTGCCGCGGACAGCCGAATACATGGATTTGGCGAAACCCAGCTCATGGCATACCCGGCTGGTCACCGCCATCGGCAGTTCTGCCGGTGCGGTGGTGGGCAGCGTCGCGTACATGCGCCGAAGGCCTTCGAACCTGTTGCGATAACCGGTGATACGGCTGTGGATCCCGCGTCGGCGGATGTCCTCGAGAGTGGTGAGCAATTCGGCGGCCCGGCGCACCTGATGTCCGGTCAGGGTGCGCGCCAGCAGCAGCTCGAGCAACAACTGCCGGACACTCTCGAGTGTCGCGCCATCCTCTCGGGAGACGGTTTCCAGGTCGGCGAATGCGCGGTCGTCACCGTGCCGGATGGCCTGTGCGAGCATCGACGCATACGGCCGGGTCGGGGTTGTCCGGCCTCGTGCGGTCATGGTGATCATCGATTCTCCCGTTTCGTGACAAAAAACAACTGCACGACAAGAAACCGCAGGACGGCGGGGGTTGCGGCAGGTGCCTCGACCGCCCCGCCGCCGGTAGCTCATATGACGTGCATCACTTGGCTGTATGATAGGGAGTGTGTGCGCCCGCGCCGACCGTCCGCCGGTGATTTCCCTCGAAAGCGGTAGCGCTATCCCTCGTTCGGGGGTGGGTCGATCAGGGCTCGCACCGACTGCCGCAGGTCGTCGACGAAGAATGCCGGCTGCTCGAGTGCCAGGAAGTGGCCGCCGCGCGCGGCCCCCGCGTAGCGCCGAAGGTCGCTGAATCGGGTACGTGCCTCCCGTTCGGAGATCTGAAAGATATCCTTCGCGCGGGTATAGGCGACCGGACAATCAAGAGGAGAGATGTCGGTGAACAATGAACTGAAAGCCTCGAAATAAAGCCCCGCGGACGATGTGGCCGAGCGGGTGAACCAGTACAGCGAGATATTGTCGAGGAGTTTGTCGCGGTCCACCGCGTCGTCGATCGATGAATCGAAATCGACCCATGAATGAAATTTGTCGACGATCCAGGAGGCCAATCCTGCCGGCGAGTCGTCCA contains:
- a CDS encoding helix-turn-helix transcriptional regulator; protein product: MITMTARGRTTPTRPYASMLAQAIRHGDDRAFADLETVSREDGATLESVRQLLLELLLARTLTGHQVRRAAELLTTLEDIRRRGIHSRITGYRNRFEGLRRMYATLPTTAPAELPMAVTSRVCHELGFAKSMYSAVRGSIWAPQTIAIHRDLGGFSDLRRAVNGHVVPKGAAPREEGIMNRPRGMMVEYADTLHDTYKPLIDLSKPQGYVVVPVIVAGNVRAIIHADRNHVAIDSPDLEMLHAVGGACALAAETALVRSRIARHNRAMRDQLKAFESALSDLEESQLSYVEAATGSRPGEVTVTVDPRNLLTARELQVFELAACGETNAAIAEHLDILPGTVKTHLHQSYRKLGVANRAEAAATFHSWGPRGAPGNLIG